The genomic DNA GTCATTTCTTCAGCCGTAAGGGTCGGTCAAATGTGTCATAAAGCATATTCAGAATATGCCAATTTTTCTCCAATAGACTTAGTCGCCTGAGATTTTTTGTTCATAATGATCCAGTCTTTCTTTGCTCTGGACTTTATGACAGTTTGGTACAGTTGCACCCAACTGGACGCTGGAAAAATTGACCCAGACCATGCAGCGGCAGCGAATAGATGTTGATTTTCAGGAGAAGTTAAGGAGTACGGCAATAATGAAGCACCAAACCAAGTACAAATTGATCGGAAATGTTCTCTTTTTCCAGAGCACACACACGAACTCCAGAAAGAAAAACTTGGATGAACTAGTGAAGTCTAGAGATGGAGTTGCAGGTACACCAACCCCATGATCACAATACTAAAATCATAATAGCGGCAACAAAGCATATACACGACGGAATCAAAGAAGCATCATGACTCAGAAAACAGCTCCATTCATTCGCGTCCCTGCAGGAATCGATCTGGGTCTGGACGCGCCGCCATCACTGGAGAGGAGAGCTCAGAAGCACATGTCGagcacgcagcagcagcagagggcCGCCAAGCTGCCAGATCAGAAACAAAAGGAGTCAGATCAGTGAACAGGGCACAAATTCAGAAGCGATCTGAAAGCGTGGCGCGCGTGAGAAGAAGACGACTTGTGTGTTGCAAGGATATCGATCGATCTTACCATCCTTTCAAGAAGCCGTCGTTGCCGCCCTTctcctgctgcggcggcggcggtggcgggtaGCCGGCGGCCATGGGGGGCGGCGCGCCGTaggccggcggcgggtacgCCTGCTGGCCCGGCGGAGGGTacgccgtgcccggcggcggGTAAGCTGCAGATCAGCGCCAACAACAAAACCCAAACCGATCAGTTGAGAGCTACAATAATTTCTTCTCGGAATTCAGTGTCAGATAGCAAGAAAAGGCATGGACGGATGATTGGACAGAAGAACTCTAAAGTACCTCCTCCCTGCTGGTAGCTCATGGCTGGCTGACTGGCTGGCTGGTGACTGGAACTCCGGAAGCCAAGCAAGGACTGATCACTGGGATGGGATGACACGAGCTGGCGGATGGAGAGACGAGACCAGAGGCCGGGTCCTTATGtagcgccgggcgccgggctaAAAAAACGCGTTCTTTTTGGCTAGTCGCCACAGGCAACCTACCGCGGCCGTCGCCCCAATTGCTTACGCGTAGATGCACGCAAGGCAACGCGTCGTTTACGCTGACGCTGCGAAGCCGCGCATCGGTTTCTTCTGCTGCGTCGCTTTCAGATCGCCCAGCCACAGCGCGCGCCCACCCAACCCAACGTGCTTTTTTCAAAGAAGATCGGATCGATGGCACGgtcagaggaggaagaacaacgaCCGGCGATCTGCTCCGGCCGCCGTGACGCCAACAACCTACTGCTACAGCCAACACTTCTCTGCCGTCTCCATCGTCGTTCCAATTCCATCGCATGGACTTGATGAGGCTCGTTTCTCAACTTGCTACTTCGTCGACCAATCGGATCATGCATCTTTCCCAGAAAAAATGCAGCATCCTTAACCCCTAAGCATCCGCGCATGCACGGCACGCGGCTACCGCCACTGGCAAGTGTACAAGCAACGTCTGTTTCTTACCACCCTTTTTTTCCCCCCCACTTGGACGTTTCCTGCTGCAGTTGCTACCGCTTAGGGTTCATCAGTTTACCACCCTTCCATCTCAAACTGCTCCCTTACTCACCCCTCTTCACGTGGCGCGAACAGCTGGAGACGAATCGGATTCTCTCGATCGGTTAGGTGAAGGCTGGCGCTGGCAGCGcagttttttatttgtttgttatttttataatgtatgGTCTTTGGGGACCAGGCCACCACCAATAATTGCTGCTCACGACGTCGCTCTTCCTAGGTCAAACTTGAGGACCaggatatttttatttttgtcggaGGATTCAAACCTCTAGCGACTGTCCGTGCGTAGCAAATACGTCCAGATCAAAGGTTCTCTTTAGACGATCgacatatttttattttacttttgTTGGAGAATAAAACAAGGACAAAAGGCGAGCAAGAAAAAGTTCAGGTAAACATCCCCTCGCCATTAAAAAGAAGGGATAAACGCAGATAGACGTTTCGAACATTTTGGGCCGGTTCAACTCCAGGCTCGACGACTATCGTCGAAGCATGGCCTTCGTTCCTCATCTGATGTCCCTCAAcctgtgattttttttaatgccttaaggtttttcaaaaaattttTAGTATAGGGGGGGCGGGATTCCCCATAGGCGGGGGGGGggcccgcccccccccccccccccccccccccccccccatgcCAGTTGGCATTCTTCCCACATGTCAAGGCCGTGGGCGCGGGGTCAAGTCAAGGCCGGCAATGGCCACTTTCACTGTCGGTTtcctcgccggccggcgacaAGGACTACACCTACGGCACGGGCTCGACGGGACGCATCCAAGGCTCTAGCTACCGAGGTGGTTCGCTACCCCTAgcctgccggcggcgagcggtggcacTCGGCCCACAGTCGCGGTGGCgttccggcgacggcgacggcagagGCGGCGAAAAAGCGAGCGCACTAGCTTCAGCATGTCGCACGTGATCTATCTGCGGTGCTTGTTGACGAGGAGGGGGCTGGCGAGGTGGTCGTCGACGGCGAGTTGGAGCTCGGGGTGGTGGCGCAAGTGGCGGACGGGAAAACTTAAATCCCCGTCCGCGAGGTGGACGGCGAGTGACGCGGAGGGGTTGAGGAGGGAtccgaggaggtggaggaggtatGGGCGCGGTCGATTTGATGGAAgtggccggaggaggaagaaatcgGCCGGCGGGCAGGAGTAGCTCGCACGGTCCTTGCTTggccagaggaggaagaagaagaatgagaGGGGGAGAGAGCAGGAGAGCCGGGGCTCATGCTGAATGGTTGGGGACGCCGAGCGAGAGGCGAGCTGCTCGCCGGATTGGGAGGCGCGGTCGTGGCCGGATTGGGTAGGCGGCGGCGTAAGGAGCCGACGGCAGAGGaagagagggggaggaagaaTCCACTTGTATGTGGGGTCCACCGCCACGTGTTTCCGTGGGACCTAATGCCACGTCACGTGAAACCACTTTTAAAACAGTCGAGGGACAACAACAGACGAGATTTAAAGTTGAGGGACGTGGACGTAAGGCAGACTTCGGCGATAGTTTCCGATACTAGGGGCTAACTAGTCTTTTTTAATCGAATATTCAAATGCTAATCAGGAAgagtaaatatgagctaattataaaattaattgtagaaGCTCTGAACTAATTCGCTAGATGAatatattaaacctaattaattcatcattagcaaatgattactgtagcaccacattatcaaatcatacaCTAATTAAGATTaatagatttaatagattcgtctagcgaaTTAACCTgaattaattttttaatttaactatatttaatacttcttaCCGATGTGACATGTTAGCCTCTAggagccaaacagaccctaaattGGCTTTGAAATCTGCCGGCAGAGGGCCAAGGTTGTTTGCAGCCCAATTAATCTTTGCCTCTGAGGACCAAAAGGACCCACTGAAGCCCATGTAAAACATGACACCGGACGATATTTTCCTTCGTCTCTTCCTCTCTCTGCTCGCGGCACGAAGGCAGCTGGGTTCACCTCGACCTCATCGGCTCATCCCGAGTTCACCTCGCAGGCGCCGGGCAGACTGGTcctcgccgcgccctcctccccgctCCCTCGCCATCGCCGAGTTCACCTTGCAGAGCGTCGCCaagcctcctccccctccaacCCTCTACTGGCACAGCTGGGAGTGCAGACCCATCCGGACTAGGATTGGTTCCTCGGTGGCTTGCTGGTAAGCAATTCCTACCTCGCTTGCATGGATTGTGCcaaaaatttatatttttcccTTTCCGTCCATTTCCTTTACTTCAACTGATTTCTGAATCCCCGCCCTCATGCCATGCCACAAATGATAATTCCGCCCCTGAACTGTTTGGCTAACCATTCTGTTTATCCTGAAACAGGTAGCTCAATCTGCGCCAATGCGTCGACCATAAGAGGATACGTTTTCCAGCGAAGAGTTTTTTTGGGGGGGTGTTTGAGCGCCATGGAGATACTTAACAGTGAGTTCCATTACCTTCTCCACATTCCAGGCTTTCAGCTACACTAGTTGGAATCGTGTATTGCCAGCTTCTTACATGTACTATCGGATCCCTAATTCAGGCGTTTCCTTCGGCTCGATAGGCTTCAACAGAACCAGAACGAACAAATTAGTGAAGGTACTGAATTCATGCCCTGGCTTTGCAGGTAGTTTCATTCATTTACAATTACGCCACTTGAAGACAAGAAAACTGAAACCGAGTGTAGGTTATCCCTCTCGACATGGAAGATAATTTATTTGCAGAGAAATACTTTGTCAGTACTTGTCATATATAACAGCTTGGCATCAGTAGTATGCCCTGATCTTCCTTATTATTGATTATGTGGTCTGCTGAAGGATTGGCTGCTGTTACCTTCAAAGCTCTATCCAATCGAGTAACCGACTAGCAAAATAAATAGCTTAGGTAGTTACCTTGCCATTTTTCGTTGTTGGTATCTTATGTTTTCATGTTTCTTGTAGTATCATTTCGACAAGGACACAAGAGGGTTTTGCTTTACGAGTTCCCCATTCAGCTTGCACTAGTTATTACTACTACACATGGCAGATAGTGTCATTTGTGGATCTTTTACAGTCTTTTGGGGTTTGGTCGAACGATCTCAACATGTAGAGAAAATTCCTTCAGTGCAACTGACCAGTTGGGAAAACCCCAGTACAGTTTCAGATTAACAGCTCCAATACATATGGCAATGGTTGATACTGAATGCTACGTAATCAGAAAATTCTTAGCATATGTCCATTTTCGCTCAGATACCTGTTTGTGGAGAAGTACTGTAGCAACAGAAAACGTTTAAGCTTATTCCTCCTTGTTTGCAAACAATTTGGCTAATCTACAgttgtcctttttgtttacaaGTTCAGGTAGGATCTCAACCACAACGAATTGGCTGGAAGCTGTCAAGGACATGTTGCGAATACTCTGCTGATACTTCTAGAAAGAGGCAGGCAGAGTATGAGCAACAACCACAGAAtgttgatcttccagaattacaaccaaaaaacaaaaagaaacccTTTCCTGTTCCAATTAAAAAGATGTTGCAAGATTCTCGGCGAGATAAGAGGCTTGCACAAATGCGGATAGAGAAGCCTCTTGAAGCCCCAAAGAATGGTTTGCTTGTGCCAGAGCTTGTTCCTGTTGCTTATGAAGTCCTTGATAACTGGAAAGTGCTCATCAGAGGCCTGTCTCAACTTCTGAATGTTGTCACAGTTTATGGCTGCAGGTAACTAGAAATGCTTATGTGTATGAGCAGTATTATCTGAAGTGATTTGTCAAGAATCCTGAACTTCTTTTGCTGGCTCCTGATTTTGCAGAAAGTGCCCTCAAGTTCATGTTGGTCCAGTTGGCCACCAGATCCAGGATTGCTATGGTTCAGGAAGCCAGCGTCGGAACAGTCATCATTCTTGGGCTAGCGGTTCCATCAATGATGTCCTCATCCCGATCGAGTCGTACCATCTTTTTGATCCATTTGGACGGAGAGTCAAGCATGAAACCAGGTTTGATTATGACAGGATTCCGGCGATTGTTGAACTATGCATTCAGGCTGGTGTCGACTTACCACAATATCCCTCGAGGCGACGGACTTCTCCTGTCAGGATGATAGGCAAGAAGGTGATTAGCCGCGGTGAGTTTGTTGATGAGCCTAAGCCACACCGGTCAGAAGATTGTGTATCTCTACTTGCTGAGCTGGACACATTCAACAACCAACAGGGCCAGTCACCTTCACCATCCAATGTGAAAGAGCTTGCAGAGAGGACACTGAAAGCATACCTCAATGTGAGGCAAGGTGTTGAGCAACTGATGAGCAAGTACACTGTGAAAGCATGTGGTTACTGCTCTGAGGTCCACGTCGGTCCATGGGGCCACAATGTGAAGCTCTGCGGGGCTTTCAAGCACCAGTGGCGGGATGGCAAGCACGGGTGGCAGGACGCGGTGGTTGATGAGGTCATCCCGCCTAACTACGTGTGGCATGTCCCTGACCCCAGTGGCCCTCCTCTCAGATCCTCTCTCAGGAGTTTCTATGGAAAAGCTCCAGCTGTCGTAGAGCTGTGTGTGCAGGCTGGAGCTGCAATACCGGACGAGTATAGGCCAATGATGAGGACTGACATTGTCATCCCAGACAGTGAGGAAGCTCGGTGGGCTGCATAAGAGCATTCTACTTCTACCCTGCACCAGAGCCCAGATTCCAACCAAAGATGCCGTTTTCCAGGCATGCTGTGATGGTTGGGGCCGTTGGTCCTGTAATCTTATAGTTCAGAAAGCAGCAAATGCGTAGTCTGTATAATATAAGTAGCATAGCTAAATCATGATCGATCGGAATTTAGAATTGATCCAAAGACCTCGTTTAAATATTCACTGAAAGGTGATCCCCGAATATCCTGCATTCCTTAAAATTGCCTTTTCAGCGATTCTATTCGATTCATTTCTCTAATGAGCCATTGGACTGCTGCTTTTGCAGGCTTAACACATGAACCGAGGACGCACGGCGACAAACCTGATTGCCTGAAAGTGAAAAAGGATGGCCTCCGCAACA from Setaria italica strain Yugu1 chromosome VII, Setaria_italica_v2.0, whole genome shotgun sequence includes the following:
- the LOC101783305 gene encoding APO protein 1, chloroplastic isoform X1 — encoded protein: MEILNSVSFGSIGFNRTRTNKLVKVGSQPQRIGWKLSRTCCEYSADTSRKRQAEYEQQPQNVDLPELQPKNKKKPFPVPIKKMLQDSRRDKRLAQMRIEKPLEAPKNGLLVPELVPVAYEVLDNWKVLIRGLSQLLNVVTVYGCRKCPQVHVGPVGHQIQDCYGSGSQRRNSHHSWASGSINDVLIPIESYHLFDPFGRRVKHETRFDYDRIPAIVELCIQAGVDLPQYPSRRRTSPVRMIGKKVISRGEFVDEPKPHRSEDCVSLLAELDTFNNQQGQSPSPSNVKELAERTLKAYLNVRQGVEQLMSKYTVKACGYCSEVHVGPWGHNVKLCGAFKHQWRDGKHGWQDAVVDEVIPPNYVWHVPDPSGPPLRSSLRSFYGKAPAVVELCVQAGAAIPDEYRPMMRTDIVIPDSEEARWAA
- the LOC101783305 gene encoding APO protein 1, chloroplastic isoform X2, with protein sequence MLQDSRRDKRLAQMRIEKPLEAPKNGLLVPELVPVAYEVLDNWKVLIRGLSQLLNVVTVYGCRKCPQVHVGPVGHQIQDCYGSGSQRRNSHHSWASGSINDVLIPIESYHLFDPFGRRVKHETRFDYDRIPAIVELCIQAGVDLPQYPSRRRTSPVRMIGKKVISRGEFVDEPKPHRSEDCVSLLAELDTFNNQQGQSPSPSNVKELAERTLKAYLNVRQGVEQLMSKYTVKACGYCSEVHVGPWGHNVKLCGAFKHQWRDGKHGWQDAVVDEVIPPNYVWHVPDPSGPPLRSSLRSFYGKAPAVVELCVQAGAAIPDEYRPMMRTDIVIPDSEEARWAA